The following is a genomic window from Desulforhopalus sp..
AATGACCATGGATAGCAGGGACAGCGGATAGCCCCAAGCCCACTCAAGTTCCGGCATATGCTGGAAATTCATGCCGAAGATGCTGGCAATAACTGTCGGCGGCATAAATACAACGGCAACTATCGAAAATATTTTAATAATTTTATTTTGCTCAATATTGATAAAGCCAAGGGCGGCATTGAGCAAAAAGTCCAGTCTTTCTGAGAGAAAGGTGTTGTGCGACAAAAGGGTCTTAATATCCTCCAGGGTATCATTGGTGGTGTTGGTGTTTTCCTCTACCATGTGTCCGCGGCGCAGCAAGAAATTTAGATCGCGCTGACCATCCATAAGGCAGAGGCGGATTTTGCCGTTGAGGTCATCTTGACGGGAAAGGTTGTCGATGGTTTCCTCAAGAATGACGCCATCACGATTGAAAATCTGCCGGCTTATCTTCTCAATGGCCACATGAGCCTCTTCAGACAAATCTGCTAATCTTTCAATCTTGTCTTCGATCAATGAAACGATAGTCGACATTGGATCGCCAACCAGGTCCTTCATCTTCTGGGCCCGTTCCTGTAACTGGTTCAGAGTGGAGACCTCGCGTGAGCAAAGACTTATTAAGCATTTGTTATTAAACAAAAAAGCGACGTTGGTGATGGAGAAATAGCCACTTTCCTGGTGCAAGAAAGAGCAGTTGATCGACAAACCATGCGGATACACCTCGTAATGTGAACTCGCCTCAATCTCTTCCGTATCCTGGATATTGGGTAATGTCAAATTGCAGAACTTCTCAACATTCGCTATCTCGGCGGGTGTTGGGTTGATCATGTCGATCCATGCAGCATTTTCGAGGCCTTCATCGTGCTGCTCCGGGGCGAGGGGCACCAGATAGTTATCGGCAATTGTGTATACTTTTATCATTGATCGACCTTGCCTGATGAAGGAGAGGAAAAAGGTACATGCTTCGGCGGGGTAGGGGTGAAGGAGGGTTTGTGCCGGAGTCTGTCCGGATAATCTTAATACGAAGGGGCCTTTGCCGCAACTGCCAAGTCGGCTGGGGTCATCTTTGTATTGGTGGTGTTTAAGGCCGTTCGGGAAATTCAAGAATCTCCGAGGTGTGATCGATGGTATCGGCCATCAGCAGCCGGTGCCGTAGTTGTGGCGACCTGCCGAGGAGAATGGAGGTGGCCTCGGCGCAGAGAGCGGCGGCCATGGATACTGCAGCAAAAGGCAAGGTGCCCTGGGATGCCTCAATGCCACGCTGTCTCGCCTTGCCTGGTGCCCCGTAAATCAAAGCAAACCCGGGATCGCCCGGGAAGATAGTTGTCGCCTGTCCACT
Proteins encoded in this region:
- the corA gene encoding magnesium/cobalt transporter CorA → MIKVYTIADNYLVPLAPEQHDEGLENAAWIDMINPTPAEIANVEKFCNLTLPNIQDTEEIEASSHYEVYPHGLSINCSFLHQESGYFSITNVAFLFNNKCLISLCSREVSTLNQLQERAQKMKDLVGDPMSTIVSLIEDKIERLADLSEEAHVAIEKISRQIFNRDGVILEETIDNLSRQDDLNGKIRLCLMDGQRDLNFLLRRGHMVEENTNTTNDTLEDIKTLLSHNTFLSERLDFLLNAALGFINIEQNKIIKIFSIVAVVFMPPTVIASIFGMNFQHMPELEWAWGYPLSLLSMVIAGLAPYIYFKRKGWL